In one Streptomyces sp. T12 genomic region, the following are encoded:
- a CDS encoding DUF5937 family protein, with protein sequence MPLALHLGTDDLTRCRFAISPLCQTHEALRLLRRPTRHGYHQGWLRRMRRTVAGLDLAPLWLFIPPPGGYTPDFLGPPPEEPYPAIEDELARMRATDPDLAHAEMTRSLSCTPGLAESPQGRAALDDPAATVRRLADLTERAWRALLAPDWPRHRAVLEADIAHRSRRAADGGLDVLLTGLHPAVDWAGHTLTLRQYSDVPDAQPPDGRGVLLMPSVFVWPDVVSGFARPWQPTVIYPARGMGRLHTAPAPRPAEALARLLGHQRAAVLAGLTAPSSTTDLARRHGLAPSTVSSHLSILREAGLLESRRQGHYVLYGRTALGDALVDGDVGPAAD encoded by the coding sequence ATGCCGCTCGCCCTGCACCTCGGCACCGACGACCTCACGCGTTGCCGGTTCGCGATCTCGCCGCTGTGCCAGACCCACGAGGCGCTGCGCCTGCTCCGCCGGCCCACCCGGCACGGCTACCACCAGGGCTGGCTGCGCCGCATGCGCCGTACGGTCGCCGGCCTCGACCTGGCACCGCTGTGGCTGTTCATCCCACCACCCGGCGGCTACACCCCGGACTTCCTGGGCCCGCCGCCGGAGGAGCCGTATCCCGCCATCGAGGACGAGTTGGCGCGGATGCGCGCCACCGACCCGGATCTGGCCCACGCGGAGATGACCCGCTCGCTCAGCTGCACCCCCGGACTCGCCGAATCACCCCAGGGACGCGCCGCGCTCGACGACCCCGCCGCCACCGTCCGGCGCCTCGCCGACCTCACGGAACGGGCCTGGCGCGCCCTGCTTGCCCCGGACTGGCCGCGCCATCGCGCCGTTCTGGAGGCGGACATCGCGCACCGCTCGCGCAGGGCGGCGGACGGCGGACTCGACGTGCTGCTCACCGGACTGCACCCAGCCGTCGACTGGGCCGGTCACACCCTCACGCTGCGCCAGTACAGCGATGTTCCGGACGCTCAACCCCCCGATGGCAGAGGCGTGTTGCTCATGCCGAGCGTGTTCGTGTGGCCGGACGTGGTCAGCGGCTTCGCCCGGCCCTGGCAGCCGACGGTCATCTACCCCGCCCGAGGCATGGGCCGCCTGCACACCGCCCCGGCACCGCGCCCGGCGGAGGCGCTCGCCCGGCTGCTGGGCCACCAGCGCGCCGCCGTCCTCGCCGGCCTGACCGCCCCGTCCTCGACGACGGACCTGGCCCGCCGCCACGGCCTGGCCCCGTCGACCGTGTCGTCCCACCTCTCGATCCTCCGGGAGGCCGGCCTGCTGGAGTCCCGGCGCCAGGGCCACTACGTCCTGTACGGGCGAACGGCCCTGGGCGACGCCCTCGTCGACGGGGACGTCGGACCGGCGGCCGACTGA
- a CDS encoding arsenate reductase ArsC has protein sequence MSTPAARPSVLFVCVHNAGRSQMAAAFLTHLAGDRIEVRSAGSAPADTVNPAVVEAMGEVGIDISDRTPKTLTAKAVQASDVVITMGCGDACPVFPGKRYLDWQLDDPAGQGVEAVRPIRDAIETRVRALISEVAPG, from the coding sequence ATGAGCACTCCCGCCGCGCGCCCTTCGGTGCTGTTCGTCTGCGTCCACAACGCCGGCCGCTCCCAAATGGCAGCCGCCTTCCTCACCCACCTCGCGGGCGACCGCATCGAGGTCCGCTCCGCCGGCTCCGCCCCCGCCGACACCGTGAACCCGGCCGTGGTCGAAGCGATGGGCGAGGTCGGCATCGACATCTCCGACCGGACCCCGAAGACCCTCACGGCGAAGGCTGTCCAGGCGTCCGACGTCGTGATCACCATGGGGTGCGGCGACGCGTGCCCCGTCTTCCCCGGCAAGCGGTACCTCGACTGGCAGCTCGACGATCCCGCCGGACAAGGCGTCGAGGCTGTACGACCCATCCGCGACGCGATCGAGACACGAGTCCGAGCACTGATTTCGGAAGTGGCGCCCGGCTGA
- a CDS encoding MIP/aquaporin family protein, which yields MTAPLGRRTAAEAIGTGLLVAVVVGSGIQATELSRDVGVQLLANSLATVFGLGVLIALLGPVSGAHFNPAVTLAAWLTGRRAPDGLTLRDVAAYVPAQIAGAIGGAVLADAMFAEPLVKFSTHDRSADHLWLGEVVATAGLLLLIFGLTRTGRAALAPAAVASYIGAAYWFTSSTSFANPAVTIGRTFTDTFAGIAPASVAPFIAAQLLGAALGLGLVAAVYGPNSAPAHRDTGVPRSEPEPASS from the coding sequence GTGACCGCGCCGCTCGGCCGTCGTACAGCCGCGGAGGCGATCGGCACCGGGCTCCTGGTGGCCGTGGTCGTGGGCTCCGGCATCCAGGCCACCGAGCTCTCGCGCGACGTGGGCGTGCAACTGCTCGCCAACTCCCTCGCCACCGTCTTCGGCCTGGGCGTACTGATCGCCTTGCTCGGGCCGGTCTCCGGCGCGCACTTCAACCCGGCCGTCACCCTCGCCGCCTGGCTCACCGGCCGCCGTGCCCCGGACGGCCTCACCCTGCGGGATGTCGCAGCCTACGTACCCGCCCAGATCGCGGGGGCGATCGGCGGGGCGGTCCTGGCCGACGCCATGTTCGCCGAGCCGCTGGTCAAGTTCTCCACCCACGACCGGTCCGCCGACCACTTGTGGTTGGGCGAGGTCGTCGCCACGGCCGGGCTGCTCCTGCTGATCTTCGGTCTCACCCGGACAGGCCGCGCCGCGCTCGCTCCGGCCGCGGTGGCCTCCTACATCGGGGCCGCCTACTGGTTCACCTCCTCCACGTCCTTCGCGAACCCCGCGGTGACCATCGGCCGGACCTTCACCGACACCTTCGCCGGGATCGCGCCCGCCTCCGTCGCGCCGTTCATCGCCGCCCAGTTGCTCGGCGCCGCACTCGGACTCGGCCTCGTGGCCGCGGTCTACGGCCCGAACAGCGCCCCCGCACACCGCGACACCGGCGTCCCGCGCAGCGAACCCGAACCCGCCTCCTCCTGA
- a CDS encoding helix-turn-helix transcriptional regulator, which yields MSKQELEVIGQGSACCPGLSAAPLDEDQAAELAKVFKALGDPVRLRLMSMIASRGEGGEVCVCELTPAFDLSQPTISHHLKLLRQAGLIDCERRGTWVYYWALPGVLGRLGAFLAAPQPAGSGA from the coding sequence ATGTCGAAACAAGAGCTTGAGGTGATCGGCCAAGGCTCCGCCTGCTGCCCGGGCCTGTCCGCCGCGCCACTGGACGAGGACCAGGCGGCCGAGCTGGCGAAGGTCTTCAAGGCCCTGGGTGACCCGGTCCGGCTGCGTCTGATGTCGATGATCGCCTCGCGCGGGGAGGGCGGCGAGGTGTGCGTGTGCGAGCTGACCCCCGCCTTCGACCTGTCCCAGCCGACGATCTCCCACCACCTGAAGCTGCTGCGCCAGGCCGGGCTCATCGACTGCGAGCGGCGCGGCACCTGGGTCTACTACTGGGCGCTGCCCGGCGTCCTGGGCCGGCTCGGCGCATTCCTGGCGGCCCCGCAGCCCGCCGGATCCGGCGCGTGA
- the arsM gene encoding arsenite methyltransferase translates to MSEQSTALRETVRRRYAEAAVKVTEGGTTCCGPEPVEVDENFGSTLYAADERDALPAEAVAASLGCGNPTAVAELCEGERVLDLGSGGGIDVLLSARRVGPTGKAYGVDMTEEMLALALSNAAKAGATNAEFLKGTIEAIPLPANTIDVVISNCVINLSVDKSAVFAETFRVLKPGGRIGISDVVADDTLTAEQRAERGDYVGCIAGALTFAEYRGGLEAAGFTDIQITPTHPVADGMHSAIVRAAKPATGPDTTATSAADDSCCGVTACCTPAERATDPSVTVGAAKSAAECACQN, encoded by the coding sequence ATGAGCGAGCAGTCCACCGCCCTGCGTGAAACGGTCCGCCGGCGGTACGCCGAGGCGGCCGTGAAGGTCACCGAAGGCGGCACCACCTGCTGCGGGCCCGAGCCGGTCGAGGTCGACGAGAACTTCGGCTCGACCCTGTACGCCGCGGACGAGCGCGACGCGCTGCCCGCCGAAGCCGTCGCCGCCTCCCTCGGCTGCGGAAACCCGACCGCCGTGGCTGAGCTGTGCGAGGGCGAGCGCGTCCTCGACCTCGGCTCCGGCGGCGGCATCGACGTCCTGCTCTCCGCACGCCGCGTCGGGCCGACGGGCAAGGCGTACGGGGTGGACATGACGGAGGAGATGCTCGCCCTCGCCCTGTCCAACGCGGCGAAGGCGGGGGCGACGAACGCGGAGTTCCTCAAGGGCACGATCGAGGCGATCCCGCTGCCCGCGAACACCATCGACGTCGTGATCTCGAACTGCGTGATCAACCTGTCGGTCGACAAGTCCGCCGTCTTCGCCGAGACCTTCCGCGTGCTCAAGCCCGGCGGCCGGATCGGCATCTCCGACGTCGTCGCCGACGACACCCTCACCGCCGAACAACGGGCCGAACGCGGCGACTACGTCGGCTGCATCGCGGGAGCCCTGACCTTCGCCGAATACCGCGGGGGCCTGGAGGCCGCCGGTTTCACCGACATCCAGATCACCCCCACCCACCCGGTCGCCGACGGCATGCACTCCGCCATCGTCCGCGCCGCCAAGCCCGCCACCGGCCCGGACACCACGGCGACGTCGGCGGCGGACGACTCCTGCTGCGGCGTCACCGCCTGCTGCACCCCGGCTGAGCGGGCGACCGACCCCTCCGTCACGGTCGGTGCGGCCAAGAGCGCGGCCGAATGCGCCTGCCAGAACTGA
- a CDS encoding serine protease, translating into MTKPDDMSVAELRAELKARAEKLADGGGAREMLWDPDLADVEDGELVQTLIAKQKVIYGVDDRADIFELTDAADRRDADSVAALFRAAEVIDNGDGTSRLTTQNFGTSYGLCAGEPFRDQPVGAFCSGFLVGPDVIATAGHCINATTVGTVRFVFGFRMRGPAQPVTAVPNADIYRGVALLGHTLTSAGADWSLVRVDRPVTGRAILPVRREGKIGNTEPVYVIGHPCGLPTKFADGSAVRGNTEADFFVANLDTYGGNSGSPVFNENTRIVEGILVRGERDFQQLGSCRVSYPCPDTGCRGEDCTRATVFAGLLTPANPWRHTDLTAHGKAPLPAGSLHGYVMDQGGNPSQHVVYQGVDGRAHELWWYGHQGWSHTDLTAHGKAPLPAGPLHGYVMDQGGNPSQHVVYQGVDGRAHELWWYGHQGWSHTDLTAHGKAPLPAGPLHGYVMDQGGTPSQHVVYQGVDGRAHELWWYGNRGWSHTDLTAHTHAPLPAGPLHANTKVWNGVASQHVYYQGVDGHAHELWWHPDHRWNHTDLTAHTHAPLPAGPLHSNTKVWNGVASQHVYYQGVDGHAHELWWHPDHQWNHTDLTLRTNAPLPAGAVHGYALDQHGVVSQHAVYQGVDGHAHELWWHPDFQWNHTDLTVHAAAPLPAGPLQGYTMPNQATAGQHVLYRGVDGRAHELWWQ; encoded by the coding sequence ATGACGAAACCAGACGACATGTCAGTCGCGGAGCTGCGCGCGGAGCTGAAAGCACGCGCGGAAAAGCTGGCAGACGGTGGTGGCGCGAGGGAAATGCTGTGGGATCCCGACTTGGCGGATGTCGAAGACGGCGAACTCGTGCAGACCCTCATCGCCAAGCAGAAGGTCATCTACGGCGTCGATGATCGGGCGGACATCTTTGAGCTGACCGACGCGGCCGATCGCCGGGACGCGGACAGCGTTGCTGCCCTCTTCAGGGCAGCGGAAGTGATCGACAACGGTGACGGTACCTCGAGGCTCACCACGCAGAACTTCGGTACCTCGTACGGGTTGTGTGCCGGTGAACCCTTTCGTGATCAACCCGTGGGCGCGTTCTGTTCCGGCTTCCTGGTCGGGCCGGACGTCATTGCCACGGCAGGCCACTGCATCAACGCCACGACCGTCGGAACTGTGCGGTTCGTCTTCGGATTCCGCATGCGAGGGCCGGCGCAGCCAGTGACCGCGGTACCCAACGCCGACATCTATCGAGGTGTCGCTCTGTTGGGCCACACACTGACCTCCGCAGGCGCCGACTGGTCACTGGTCAGGGTGGACCGGCCGGTCACCGGGCGGGCGATCCTTCCCGTGCGACGCGAGGGGAAAATCGGGAACACCGAGCCGGTCTACGTCATTGGCCACCCGTGCGGACTGCCGACGAAGTTCGCAGATGGCTCGGCCGTCCGCGGAAATACAGAGGCTGATTTCTTCGTCGCCAACCTCGATACGTACGGCGGTAATTCGGGGTCTCCGGTATTCAACGAGAACACCCGCATCGTCGAGGGAATCCTGGTGCGCGGCGAACGGGACTTCCAACAACTGGGCTCGTGCCGTGTCTCCTACCCCTGCCCCGACACCGGCTGCCGGGGCGAGGACTGCACGCGCGCGACGGTGTTCGCCGGACTCCTCACACCCGCGAACCCTTGGCGTCACACCGATCTGACGGCGCACGGCAAGGCTCCGTTGCCTGCGGGCTCTCTGCATGGGTATGTGATGGATCAGGGGGGTAATCCGAGTCAGCACGTGGTTTATCAGGGTGTTGACGGGCGTGCGCATGAGTTGTGGTGGTACGGGCATCAGGGTTGGTCGCACACTGATCTGACGGCGCACGGCAAGGCTCCGTTGCCTGCGGGTCCTCTGCATGGGTATGTGATGGATCAGGGGGGTAATCCGAGTCAGCACGTGGTTTATCAGGGTGTTGACGGGCGTGCGCATGAGTTGTGGTGGTACGGGCATCAGGGTTGGTCGCACACTGATCTGACGGCGCACGGCAAGGCTCCGTTGCCTGCGGGTCCTCTGCATGGGTATGTGATGGATCAGGGGGGTACCCCGAGTCAGCACGTGGTCTATCAGGGCGTTGACGGACGGGCCCACGAGCTGTGGTGGTACGGGAACCGAGGCTGGTCGCACACCGACCTCACCGCGCACACCCACGCCCCCCTTCCGGCAGGCCCTCTGCACGCCAACACGAAGGTCTGGAACGGGGTGGCCAGTCAGCACGTCTACTACCAGGGTGTCGACGGTCACGCGCACGAGCTGTGGTGGCACCCCGACCACCGGTGGAACCACACCGACCTCACCGCGCACACCCACGCCCCCCTTCCGGCAGGCCCTCTGCACAGCAACACGAAGGTCTGGAACGGGGTGGCCAGTCAGCACGTCTACTACCAGGGTGTCGACGGTCACGCGCACGAGCTGTGGTGGCACCCCGACCACCAGTGGAACCACACCGACCTCACCCTGCGCACCAACGCCCCGCTCCCCGCGGGCGCCGTGCACGGATATGCACTGGACCAACACGGCGTCGTGAGCCAACACGCCGTCTATCAGGGCGTGGACGGTCACGCGCACGAGCTGTGGTGGCACCCGGACTTCCAGTGGAACCACACCGATCTCACCGTCCACGCAGCGGCTCCGCTGCCGGCCGGGCCGCTTCAGGGGTACACGATGCCCAACCAGGCGACCGCCGGGCAGCACGTCCTGTATCGAGGGGTGGACGGACGAGCCCATGAACTGTGGTGGCAGTAG
- a CDS encoding NPP1 family protein, whose protein sequence is MSSQTFRTHRKRWLTGLAGAAALVIAFPSVAFAAPPAALAANAEAAEQTYQPAYDYDTDGCYSTPAIGPDGTVNGGLNPTGSLSGDCRDASDLDNTNGYSRYKCNNGWCAYMYGLYFEKDQAVAGSSIGGHRHDWEHVVVWVQNNAVQYVSTSNHGSFTISAASSVRFDGTHAKIVYHKDGVSTHCFRLAGSNDEPPENHKGTWQYPPLVGWNGYPSGVRDKLVAYDFGSANFGLKDANFANHLASAKPSGIAFDPYA, encoded by the coding sequence GTGTCGTCACAGACGTTCCGCACGCACCGCAAGCGATGGCTCACCGGTCTGGCCGGTGCCGCCGCGCTCGTCATCGCTTTCCCGAGCGTCGCCTTCGCCGCTCCGCCCGCGGCGCTGGCCGCCAACGCCGAGGCCGCCGAGCAGACGTACCAGCCCGCCTACGACTACGACACCGACGGCTGCTACTCCACCCCCGCCATCGGCCCGGACGGAACCGTCAACGGCGGCCTCAACCCGACCGGTTCGCTCAGCGGCGACTGCCGTGACGCCTCGGACCTCGACAACACCAACGGCTACTCGCGTTACAAGTGCAACAACGGCTGGTGTGCCTACATGTACGGCCTGTACTTCGAGAAGGACCAGGCCGTGGCGGGCAGCAGCATAGGCGGGCACCGGCACGACTGGGAGCATGTCGTCGTGTGGGTGCAGAACAACGCGGTGCAGTACGTCTCGACGTCCAACCACGGCTCGTTCACGATCAGCGCCGCGTCCTCCGTGCGCTTCGACGGCACGCACGCCAAGATCGTGTACCACAAGGACGGCGTCAGCACGCACTGCTTCCGCCTCGCGGGCTCGAACGACGAGCCGCCGGAGAACCACAAGGGCACCTGGCAGTACCCGCCACTGGTCGGCTGGAACGGCTACCCGTCGGGCGTGCGCGACAAGCTGGTCGCGTACGACTTCGGCAGCGCCAACTTCGGCCTGAAGGACGCCAACTTCGCGAACCACCTGGCGTCGGCGAAGCCGTCCGGTATCGCGTTCGACCCGTACGCCTGA
- a CDS encoding ATP-dependent DNA ligase, which translates to MSLPLIPPMLATPGNLPPAAQDARWAYETKQDGQRAVVYLEGDGSLLLRARSGEDITAAYPELEPLGGALGTTRAVLDGEILALDEQGRADFQLLQSRMGLAHSPTRAARMAAQTPVHLVLFDVMHLTDRSLITLPYTRRRGRLEELGLSGPYWSTPGALVGHGAEALRATREHGLEGLVCKRLDSVYEPGVRSRAWIKIRNMRTEDVIVGGWLPGKGRLTGLPGAVLVGQRAAGRLRYVGGVGTGWSETERTQLAELLRASETDTCPFDPAPRVAGARWVLPRLVGEVRFSVRTRSGMLRQPSWLRLRPDLAPQDAAADLPDESV; encoded by the coding sequence GTGAGTCTGCCGCTGATCCCTCCCATGCTCGCCACGCCCGGCAACCTGCCGCCCGCCGCGCAGGACGCGCGCTGGGCGTACGAGACCAAGCAGGACGGCCAGCGTGCGGTGGTCTATCTGGAAGGGGACGGCAGCCTGCTGCTGCGCGCCCGTTCCGGTGAGGACATCACGGCCGCCTATCCCGAACTGGAGCCGCTGGGCGGCGCGCTCGGCACCACACGCGCCGTACTGGACGGGGAGATCCTGGCCCTGGACGAACAGGGCCGCGCCGACTTCCAGTTGCTGCAGTCCCGCATGGGCCTGGCGCACTCGCCCACGCGGGCCGCGCGGATGGCGGCTCAGACCCCCGTCCATCTGGTGCTGTTCGACGTGATGCACCTGACGGACCGCTCGCTGATCACGCTGCCCTACACCCGGCGGCGCGGGCGGCTGGAGGAGCTGGGCCTGAGCGGGCCGTACTGGTCGACGCCGGGCGCGCTGGTCGGGCACGGCGCCGAGGCCCTGCGAGCGACCCGTGAGCACGGTCTGGAGGGGCTCGTCTGCAAGCGGCTGGACTCGGTGTACGAGCCCGGGGTGCGCTCCCGCGCCTGGATCAAGATCCGCAACATGCGCACGGAGGACGTCATCGTCGGGGGCTGGCTGCCCGGCAAGGGGCGGCTCACGGGCCTGCCGGGCGCGGTGCTGGTCGGACAGCGCGCGGCCGGAAGGCTGCGGTACGTCGGCGGCGTGGGCACCGGCTGGAGCGAGACCGAACGGACGCAGCTGGCCGAGCTGTTGCGGGCGTCCGAGACGGACACCTGCCCCTTCGACCCCGCCCCGCGCGTGGCAGGCGCGCGCTGGGTGCTGCCCCGGCTGGTCGGCGAGGTGCGCTTCAGCGTCCGCACCAGGTCCGGGATGCTGCGCCAGCCGTCCTGGCTGCGGCTCAGGCCCGACCTCGCACCGCAGGACGCGGCGGCCGACCTGCCGGACGAGAGTGTGTGA
- a CDS encoding response regulator transcription factor, with product MTIRVLLVDDQALLRATFRILIDSCPDMEVVGEATDGAEATDLARTHHPDVVLMDIRMPGTDGLAATSAICADPDLAAVRVLILTTFEIDEYVAQALRAGASGFLGKDVTADVLLDGIRTVAAGESLLSPTATRTLITRFLASPAESSQSAAPEDLAPLTAREREVMAWVAEGHSNEEIAEKLFVSPLTVRTHVHRAMTKLGARDRAQLVVMAYQSGLVRAVPPNGDG from the coding sequence ATGACCATCCGCGTACTGCTCGTCGACGACCAGGCCCTGCTGCGGGCCACCTTCCGGATCCTGATCGACTCCTGCCCGGACATGGAGGTGGTCGGCGAGGCCACCGACGGCGCCGAGGCCACCGACCTCGCCCGGACCCACCACCCCGATGTGGTCCTGATGGACATCCGCATGCCCGGCACCGACGGACTGGCCGCCACCTCCGCGATCTGCGCGGATCCCGACCTCGCGGCGGTGCGGGTGCTGATCCTCACCACGTTCGAGATCGACGAGTACGTCGCGCAGGCGCTGCGGGCCGGGGCCAGCGGCTTCCTCGGCAAGGACGTCACCGCGGACGTGCTGCTCGACGGCATCCGGACCGTGGCCGCCGGTGAGTCCCTGCTCTCCCCCACCGCGACCCGCACGCTGATCACACGGTTCCTGGCCTCCCCCGCCGAGAGCTCGCAGTCGGCAGCGCCCGAGGATCTCGCCCCCCTCACCGCCCGCGAACGGGAGGTCATGGCCTGGGTGGCCGAGGGCCACTCCAACGAGGAGATCGCCGAGAAGCTCTTCGTCAGCCCGCTGACCGTGCGTACCCACGTCCACCGTGCCATGACCAAGCTGGGCGCCCGCGACCGTGCCCAACTCGTGGTCATGGCCTACCAGTCCGGCCTGGTGCGGGCCGTGCCGCCGAACGGGGACGGCTGA
- a CDS encoding TetR/AcrR family transcriptional regulator, producing MAGRTLREEQVNATRELLLTAAERLFAEHGVYAVSNRQVSEAAGQGNNTAVGYHFGTKTDLVRAIVRRHATRIEDIRARLITDLADPDDLRGWVDCLVRPALEHLAALGSPTWYARFCAQVVADPALHRIMVEEALSSPALQKIIEGLNRCLPDLPAEVRAERGEMVRHLIVHVAAERERALAENTPTPRSTWDDAATGLADAVVGMWLAPVSPGR from the coding sequence ATGGCGGGCAGGACCCTGCGGGAGGAACAGGTCAACGCGACCCGGGAGCTGCTGCTGACCGCGGCCGAGCGGCTCTTCGCCGAACACGGCGTGTACGCGGTGTCCAACCGCCAGGTCAGCGAGGCCGCGGGGCAGGGCAACAACACCGCGGTCGGCTACCACTTCGGCACCAAGACCGACCTGGTCCGCGCCATCGTCCGGCGGCACGCCACGCGTATCGAGGACATCCGCGCCCGCCTGATCACCGACCTCGCGGACCCGGACGACCTGCGCGGCTGGGTGGACTGCCTGGTCCGCCCGGCGCTCGAACACCTCGCCGCACTCGGCAGCCCCACCTGGTACGCGCGCTTCTGCGCCCAGGTCGTCGCCGATCCGGCCCTGCACCGGATCATGGTCGAGGAGGCCCTCTCCTCCCCGGCCCTCCAGAAGATCATCGAGGGTCTGAACCGGTGCCTGCCCGACCTCCCCGCCGAGGTCCGCGCCGAACGCGGCGAGATGGTCCGCCACCTGATCGTCCATGTGGCCGCCGAGCGTGAGCGCGCCCTCGCCGAGAACACCCCCACCCCTCGGTCCACCTGGGACGACGCCGCCACGGGCCTCGCCGACGCCGTCGTCGGCATGTGGCTGGCACCCGTCTCACCCGGCCGCTGA
- a CDS encoding response regulator transcription factor yields MSARQTAAPLDGATGEKPALARGAGQHVLVVAGEPDLAELLSTTLELAGYRISLSDTGAEALARVAQHRFDLVVFDTALPDMANFSRERRPTLPHRPPVLLLTEYDHLPRLVPELGLGERDYVTKPFRVAEVLARIQVLLRGPRPGPPRGNPLEYGDLVLDDTVCRARRGTRALDLTPAEYRLLRHLLVHAHRVLSKEQIGRYVWAEYRGDNAIEQLVSRLRRKVDRDDDPALIHTRRGFGYWLGRADGGS; encoded by the coding sequence ATGAGCGCCCGGCAGACAGCCGCGCCCCTGGACGGCGCCACCGGCGAGAAACCCGCCCTCGCGCGCGGCGCCGGCCAGCACGTCCTCGTCGTCGCCGGCGAGCCCGACCTCGCCGAACTGCTCTCGACCACCCTGGAGCTGGCCGGCTACCGGATCAGCCTCAGCGACACCGGCGCCGAGGCGCTGGCCCGCGTCGCGCAGCACCGTTTCGACCTGGTGGTCTTCGACACCGCCCTGCCGGACATGGCGAACTTCAGCCGGGAGCGCCGCCCCACCCTCCCGCACCGCCCGCCGGTCCTCCTCCTCACCGAGTACGACCACCTCCCCCGGCTCGTGCCCGAACTCGGCCTGGGGGAGCGGGACTACGTCACCAAGCCCTTCCGGGTGGCCGAAGTCCTCGCCAGGATCCAGGTGCTGCTGCGCGGCCCCCGCCCCGGCCCGCCCAGGGGCAACCCGCTGGAGTACGGCGACCTCGTGCTCGACGACACCGTGTGCCGGGCCCGGCGCGGGACACGGGCGCTCGACCTCACGCCTGCCGAGTACCGGCTGCTGCGCCATCTCCTGGTCCACGCGCACCGGGTGCTGTCCAAGGAACAGATCGGCCGCTACGTCTGGGCCGAGTACCGCGGCGACAACGCCATCGAGCAGCTCGTCTCCCGTCTGCGCCGCAAGGTGGACCGGGACGACGACCCGGCGCTGATCCACACGCGCCGTGGCTTCGGCTACTGGCTGGGCCGGGCCGACGGCGGTTCCTGA
- a CDS encoding cytochrome P450 — MADTTLTGPAHEAPDAVPEFPMPRESRCPFDPPPALKELQQQGPLTKVRLWDGSEPWLVTRYAEQRSLLGDERVSADTDQPGYPTKASPEAGEGKLSFIMMDDPEHARLRRMVTGPFAVKKVEALRPAVQRIVDDLIDDMLAGPGPVDLVDVFALPIPSLVICELLGVPYEEHDFFQEHTKTMVRTTATPEERGAASREVAGYLAGVLGKRVAEPQDDLLSGIAARITAGELTHQQATEMALLLLIAGHETTANMIALGTLALLQHPDQLALLRETDDPKLVASAVEELLRYLHITHLGRRRAVTEDIEIGGQVIKAGEGVIMVNEIGNRDPEVFADPDRLDITRDARRHVAFGFGVHQCLGQPLARMELQVVYGTLYKRIPTLKLACALEDVRFKTDAFIYGVHELPVSW, encoded by the coding sequence ATGGCCGACACCACCCTGACCGGTCCCGCGCACGAAGCGCCGGACGCCGTCCCCGAGTTCCCGATGCCGAGGGAGTCCCGCTGCCCCTTCGACCCGCCGCCCGCGCTCAAGGAGCTGCAGCAGCAGGGGCCGTTGACCAAGGTGAGGCTGTGGGACGGCAGCGAGCCCTGGCTCGTGACCCGGTACGCCGAGCAGCGGTCCCTGCTGGGCGACGAGCGGGTCAGTGCCGACACCGACCAGCCGGGATATCCGACCAAGGCCAGCCCCGAGGCCGGTGAGGGCAAGCTCAGCTTCATCATGATGGACGACCCCGAACACGCCCGGCTGCGCCGGATGGTGACGGGCCCGTTCGCCGTGAAGAAGGTCGAGGCGCTGCGGCCCGCCGTACAGCGGATCGTGGACGACCTGATCGACGACATGCTCGCCGGGCCCGGCCCGGTGGACCTCGTGGACGTGTTCGCCCTGCCGATCCCGTCGCTGGTCATCTGCGAGCTGCTGGGCGTGCCGTACGAGGAGCACGACTTCTTCCAGGAGCACACCAAGACCATGGTCCGCACGACCGCCACGCCCGAGGAGCGGGGCGCGGCGAGCCGTGAGGTCGCGGGCTACCTGGCGGGAGTCCTGGGCAAGCGGGTCGCCGAGCCGCAGGACGACCTGCTGTCGGGCATCGCCGCCCGCATCACCGCCGGTGAACTCACCCATCAGCAGGCGACCGAGATGGCCCTGCTCCTGCTGATCGCGGGGCACGAGACCACCGCGAACATGATCGCGCTCGGCACCCTCGCCCTGCTCCAGCACCCCGACCAGCTCGCCCTGTTGCGGGAGACCGACGACCCGAAACTCGTGGCCTCGGCGGTCGAGGAACTCCTGCGCTATCTGCACATCACCCACCTGGGCCGGCGCCGGGCGGTGACCGAGGACATCGAGATCGGCGGCCAGGTGATCAAGGCCGGCGAGGGCGTGATCATGGTCAACGAGATCGGCAACCGCGACCCCGAGGTCTTCGCCGACCCCGACCGCCTCGACATCACCCGCGACGCCCGCCGCCACGTCGCCTTCGGCTTCGGCGTCCACCAGTGTCTGGGCCAGCCGCTGGCCCGCATGGAACTCCAGGTCGTCTACGGCACCCTCTACAAGCGCATCCCGACGCTGAAGCTCGCGTGCGCCCTGGAGGACGTCCGCTTCAAGACCGACGCGTTCATCTACGGCGTCCACGAACTGCCGGTCTCCTGGTGA